Proteins encoded in a region of the Paenibacillus pedocola genome:
- a CDS encoding valine--tRNA ligase, which translates to MPTTYDPKAAEQKWYTYWMENEFFKAGMRPDAEPYSIVIPPPNVTGMLHIGHALDFTLQDILIRTKRMQGFDTLWLPGTDHAGIATQTKVEQKLRQQGISRHDLGREKFLEQVWAWKEQYAETIHGQWAKMGLSLDYSRERFTLDEGLTKGVRQVFVELYRKGLIYRGKRIINWDPAARTALSDIEVEYKEVNGHLYHLRYPLKDGSGFITVATTRPETMLGDTAVAVHPKDERYKDLIGKTLILPIIGREIPVIADDYVEKEFGSGAVKITPAHDPNDFEVGLRHNLPQINVMDEGGTMNEEAGPYQGQDRSECRKNIVADLKEQGVLISIEDHVHQVGHSERSGAVVEPYLSTQWFVKMQPLAEAAITAQKNGEGVNFVPDRFEKTYLNWIENVRDWCISRQLWWGHRIPAWYSESTGEVFVAYSIEEAREISGLDDLKQDEDVLDTWFSSNLWPFATLGWPDENSSDYQRFYPNNVLVTGYDIIYFWVARMIFSALEFTGKKPFGDVFMHGLVRDAEGRKMSKSLGNGIDPLDVIEQYGADAMRYMISTGSTAGQDLRFRMEKVEQARNFANKIWNASRFALMNLEGVSFADIDITGELTTADRWILHRLNETSRDITRLIDSYEYGETGRLLYNFIWDDLCDWYIEFAKLSLYGADAAAKAKTQSVLAYVLDRTLRLIHPFMPFITEEIWQHLPHEGETITLAQWPVYDAALENPEAVAEMNLLMDVIRAVRNIRAEVNVPMSKKVELIIKAGSEETLSIITRNDNYIGRFCNTSSFEAGLNPQTPDKVMSAVVTGAELLLPLSGLIDIEQEIIRLEKEVQTLNSEVERVEKKLGNQGFVAKAPAKVIEEERAKQADYSAKREKVLARIAELRG; encoded by the coding sequence ATGCCGACTACATATGATCCGAAGGCGGCAGAGCAGAAATGGTACACCTACTGGATGGAGAACGAATTCTTCAAGGCCGGCATGCGGCCTGATGCCGAGCCTTACAGCATCGTAATTCCCCCGCCGAACGTAACGGGCATGCTGCACATCGGGCATGCGCTGGATTTCACGCTGCAGGATATCCTGATCCGCACCAAGCGGATGCAGGGCTTCGACACCCTGTGGCTGCCGGGAACGGACCATGCCGGGATCGCTACCCAGACCAAGGTGGAGCAAAAGCTACGCCAGCAGGGAATTTCACGCCATGATCTCGGGCGCGAGAAATTCCTGGAGCAGGTATGGGCCTGGAAAGAGCAGTATGCCGAAACCATTCACGGGCAATGGGCGAAGATGGGGCTGTCTCTGGACTATTCGCGTGAGCGGTTTACTCTGGATGAAGGATTGACCAAAGGGGTACGCCAAGTCTTTGTTGAGCTGTACCGCAAAGGCCTGATCTACCGCGGCAAGCGTATTATCAACTGGGATCCGGCTGCGCGTACCGCATTGTCGGACATCGAAGTAGAATATAAGGAAGTTAACGGACACCTGTATCACCTGCGTTATCCACTTAAGGACGGCAGCGGCTTTATTACGGTAGCGACTACACGTCCTGAGACGATGCTGGGTGATACAGCGGTAGCGGTGCATCCTAAAGATGAACGCTACAAAGACCTGATCGGCAAAACTCTGATTCTGCCGATTATCGGCCGGGAGATTCCGGTTATTGCCGATGATTATGTAGAGAAGGAATTCGGCAGCGGTGCGGTGAAGATCACTCCGGCCCATGATCCGAACGACTTCGAAGTAGGTCTGCGCCATAACCTGCCGCAGATTAATGTGATGGACGAAGGCGGCACGATGAATGAGGAAGCCGGACCTTACCAGGGTCAGGACCGCAGCGAATGCCGCAAGAATATCGTTGCTGATCTGAAGGAGCAGGGTGTTCTGATCTCCATCGAGGACCATGTGCATCAGGTTGGACACAGCGAGCGTTCCGGGGCAGTAGTTGAGCCTTACCTGTCCACCCAATGGTTCGTTAAGATGCAGCCGCTGGCCGAAGCCGCCATCACTGCACAGAAGAACGGTGAAGGCGTTAACTTCGTGCCGGACCGTTTTGAGAAAACCTATCTGAACTGGATCGAAAATGTACGTGACTGGTGTATTTCCCGCCAATTGTGGTGGGGACACCGCATCCCGGCCTGGTACTCTGAGTCTACGGGTGAAGTGTTTGTAGCGTATTCCATCGAAGAAGCCCGCGAAATCAGCGGTCTTGATGATCTGAAGCAGGATGAGGATGTTCTCGATACCTGGTTCAGCTCCAATCTGTGGCCGTTCGCCACACTCGGCTGGCCGGATGAGAACAGCAGCGATTATCAGCGCTTTTATCCGAATAACGTCCTGGTTACCGGCTATGACATCATTTACTTCTGGGTAGCGCGCATGATCTTCTCCGCACTCGAATTTACCGGCAAGAAGCCGTTTGGTGATGTCTTCATGCACGGTCTGGTACGTGATGCAGAAGGACGTAAAATGTCCAAATCGCTTGGCAACGGGATTGATCCGCTGGATGTGATCGAGCAGTATGGTGCGGATGCCATGCGGTACATGATTTCAACGGGCAGCACGGCCGGACAGGATCTGCGTTTCCGTATGGAGAAGGTAGAGCAGGCGCGTAATTTTGCCAATAAGATCTGGAATGCTTCCCGCTTCGCACTGATGAATCTGGAAGGCGTAAGCTTTGCAGATATTGACATTACGGGTGAGCTTACTACGGCGGACCGCTGGATTTTACACCGCCTGAACGAAACTTCTCGCGATATTACGCGTCTAATTGACTCGTACGAGTACGGTGAGACTGGCCGTCTCCTGTACAACTTCATTTGGGATGATCTGTGTGACTGGTATATCGAGTTCGCGAAGCTGTCGCTTTATGGTGCGGATGCAGCCGCCAAAGCCAAGACCCAATCAGTGCTTGCCTATGTGCTGGACCGCACGCTGCGCCTGATTCATCCGTTCATGCCGTTCATTACCGAGGAAATCTGGCAGCATCTGCCGCATGAGGGTGAGACGATTACCCTGGCGCAGTGGCCTGTGTACGATGCGGCGCTTGAGAACCCTGAGGCCGTTGCAGAAATGAACCTGCTGATGGATGTTATCCGTGCGGTTCGTAACATCCGTGCTGAAGTGAACGTGCCGATGAGTAAAAAGGTTGAGCTGATCATCAAAGCCGGCAGCGAAGAAACGCTCAGCATCATTACCCGCAACGATAATTACATCGGGCGTTTCTGCAATACTTCTTCGTTCGAAGCAGGCCTTAATCCGCAAACTCCGGATAAGGTTATGTCCGCAGTAGTTACAGGAGCAGAGCTCCTGCTGCCGCTATCCGGTCTGATCGATATCGAACAGGAAATTATCCGTCTGGAAAAAGAAGTGCAGACGCTGAACAGCGAAGTAGAACGCGTAGAGAAGAAGCTTGGCAACCAAGGGTTTGTTGCCAAGGCACCGGCTAAAGTCATCGAAGAGGAACGGGCTAAGCAGGCGGACTATTCCGCTAAGCGCGAGAAAGTGCTGGCCCGCATCGCAGAGCTGAGAGGATAA
- a CDS encoding bifunctional folylpolyglutamate synthase/dihydrofolate synthase, protein MEEMIGSGGTAPLSSYTEAVDWINGLIPFGIRPGLERIEVLMEKLGNPHRKLKFIHVAGTNGKGSTCAFLTSVLLKSGYSVGTFTSPYITKFTNRFQYNGMDIPEETLAELAEKLRPLVEEIAGTDLGSPTMFEVATALAILYYAERCYPDVVVWETGLGGRLDVTNIVTPVVSVITNVGHDHTDVLGDTLEKIAGEKAGIIKPGVPVVSCVSQPEVIAVLKAKAAACRSTLYLAGEDFSYDLTGIEDGVQRFNFKGPFRSLNVGIGMKGEHQLSNAAGAMMTLEVLRQYMAFMLEDEDVLEGFKNTFWAGRLEEVGRSPRIVLDGAHNPEGAESLAKSLPQFYKYGKLNLLMGMLANKHHESYFKHILPIVDTLILTEPDFRKKMDAEDLQAIAERLREKYAKENLEIIVERNWGKALQLLQSITSEKDLAVVSGTLYLISDVRSTLLRQPDSEKGW, encoded by the coding sequence ATGGAAGAGATGATCGGGAGCGGCGGTACCGCTCCCTTAAGTTCTTATACAGAAGCGGTCGACTGGATTAACGGTCTTATTCCTTTCGGCATCCGTCCGGGGCTGGAGCGGATCGAAGTGCTGATGGAGAAGCTGGGCAATCCGCACCGCAAGCTGAAGTTCATTCATGTAGCGGGGACGAACGGCAAAGGCTCGACCTGCGCTTTTTTGACAAGTGTGCTGCTGAAGAGCGGGTATAGCGTTGGAACGTTCACTTCTCCCTATATCACCAAATTCACCAACCGTTTTCAGTATAATGGCATGGATATTCCTGAAGAGACGCTCGCTGAGCTTGCAGAGAAGCTGCGTCCGCTTGTCGAAGAAATTGCCGGGACTGACCTGGGTTCACCTACGATGTTTGAGGTGGCTACGGCGCTGGCTATCCTCTACTATGCGGAGCGTTGTTATCCCGATGTAGTCGTATGGGAGACGGGTCTTGGGGGAAGGCTGGATGTAACGAACATCGTGACGCCAGTCGTGTCCGTGATTACAAATGTCGGCCATGATCATACCGATGTGCTGGGAGATACCCTGGAGAAGATTGCCGGTGAGAAAGCCGGAATCATCAAGCCCGGAGTTCCTGTAGTCAGCTGCGTGAGCCAGCCCGAAGTGATCGCTGTGCTTAAGGCCAAAGCGGCTGCCTGCCGCTCGACCCTCTATCTGGCGGGAGAAGATTTCAGCTATGATCTGACGGGGATTGAGGATGGTGTACAGCGGTTTAACTTTAAAGGCCCGTTCCGTTCGCTGAACGTTGGCATTGGCATGAAAGGCGAGCATCAGCTGAGTAATGCGGCCGGGGCCATGATGACGCTGGAGGTTCTTCGTCAATACATGGCGTTCATGCTGGAGGACGAGGATGTGCTGGAAGGCTTTAAGAATACGTTCTGGGCTGGAAGGCTGGAGGAAGTAGGCCGCTCTCCGCGGATAGTACTCGACGGGGCACATAATCCTGAAGGCGCGGAGAGTCTGGCCAAAAGCCTGCCGCAGTTTTATAAGTACGGCAAATTAAATTTGCTCATGGGGATGCTGGCAAATAAGCATCATGAGTCATACTTCAAGCATATACTGCCTATAGTGGATACGCTCATCCTGACCGAACCGGATTTCCGGAAGAAAATGGACGCGGAAGATCTGCAGGCTATCGCAGAACGTCTGCGGGAGAAATATGCCAAAGAAAATTTGGAAATCATAGTAGAACGTAATTGGGGTAAGGCGCTGCAGCTGCTGCAGTCGATCACGTCAGAGAAAGATCTTGCGGTCGTGTCCGGCACGCTGTATCTGATCTCCGATGTGCGCAGTACGCTTTTGCGGCAACCCGATTCTGAAAAAGGCTGGTGA
- a CDS encoding LysM peptidoglycan-binding domain-containing protein, with protein MFDQSHGLRFDIYERIHLPAELPGIAELEEVELIPDIQVIQREDRAELYGQLLLTGLYRGENDRTERLEHSIPVEITVPLTRVSSLDDIGVEIENFDVDLLTMRTVNITGVLSLRGIGGTDTGAAWQQEEYTVAYSPEDEGRGSDAPAEPREHDNDALYENSLWTYGEGAAEAPADEHENAVFTAEAPINPLFVEGSVYTQPAGSSAQLQKDKEAKLRTHSFDSHKGNAEPLSGHFFGAREKAEAANTLNSPELAQVSGSAFPDAVIPAAAQVTDFEENAAGAGDYAGNREEPTVAAEAEDNAPPEVQAQDEEVLPEPAEYKENEVFHSPETLPAQEEKTDLKIALGSKKEEETPAKEHLTFSSLLSSSRAHKEQETAALSGAVPAAPIPEAGNDSEWKSRFIGGLGGADLFRKVRLCIVQREDTLDTIAEKYQLSARELVMYNRLSGQNVEEGQVLYIP; from the coding sequence GTGTTTGACCAGTCCCACGGCTTGCGGTTTGATATTTATGAACGCATCCACCTACCTGCAGAACTTCCGGGAATAGCTGAGCTGGAAGAGGTGGAGCTGATTCCGGATATTCAGGTGATTCAGCGGGAGGACCGGGCCGAGCTCTACGGCCAGCTGCTGCTCACCGGACTTTACCGGGGAGAGAATGACCGGACCGAGCGTCTGGAGCATTCCATTCCCGTTGAAATCACAGTTCCGCTGACCCGGGTCAGTTCACTTGATGACATAGGGGTGGAGATCGAAAACTTCGATGTTGACCTGCTTACAATGCGTACTGTCAACATAACAGGCGTGCTCTCCCTGCGGGGAATCGGCGGAACGGATACTGGGGCCGCCTGGCAGCAGGAAGAATACACAGTTGCTTATTCTCCGGAGGATGAAGGCCGGGGAAGTGATGCTCCGGCTGAACCCCGTGAGCATGATAACGATGCCCTGTATGAGAATTCGCTGTGGACCTACGGCGAAGGTGCGGCTGAAGCCCCGGCAGATGAACACGAGAATGCTGTCTTTACAGCAGAAGCTCCAATAAATCCGCTTTTCGTGGAAGGCTCTGTCTACACTCAGCCGGCAGGCTCATCAGCACAGCTGCAGAAGGACAAGGAAGCGAAGCTGCGGACGCATAGCTTTGATTCCCACAAAGGCAATGCAGAGCCGCTTTCCGGACACTTTTTTGGTGCTCGGGAGAAGGCGGAAGCTGCCAATACGCTTAACTCTCCGGAATTAGCGCAAGTCTCAGGCAGTGCTTTCCCGGATGCTGTTATACCTGCTGCAGCACAAGTGACTGATTTTGAAGAAAACGCAGCTGGGGCAGGGGATTATGCGGGTAACCGGGAAGAACCTACGGTTGCTGCCGAAGCAGAGGATAATGCTCCGCCTGAGGTTCAGGCTCAGGATGAAGAGGTGCTCCCCGAGCCAGCAGAATATAAGGAGAATGAAGTCTTTCATTCACCGGAGACGCTGCCCGCCCAGGAAGAAAAGACTGACTTGAAAATCGCTTTAGGAAGCAAGAAGGAAGAAGAGACCCCTGCAAAGGAGCATCTCACATTTTCTTCATTGCTCAGTTCAAGCCGTGCCCATAAGGAGCAGGAGACTGCCGCCCTGAGCGGAGCGGTTCCTGCTGCGCCTATTCCTGAGGCCGGGAATGATAGTGAATGGAAGAGCCGCTTCATCGGCGGATTGGGCGGCGCGGATCTGTTCCGCAAAGTCCGGCTCTGCATTGTACAGCGGGAAGATACTCTGGACACTATTGCCGAGAAATATCAGCTGAGTGCACGGGAACTGGTCATGTACAACCGGCTGTCCGGCCAGAATGTGGAAGAAGGTCAGGTCTTATACATTCCTTAG
- a CDS encoding glycosyltransferase family 4 protein has translation MRILLVTYWGLTNMGGIWTYMKQLSDKLGEQGHTVTLMGSHVESNTLYLLNENAFFDKKAFYTALLPYLDPQKFPHLHQEHGIFSFELGRYVFEGGAAALGLENYDVIHAQDLISSYALRRIMKVPVPLVSSVHGALARESFYEYKGLEPGLTKLEYERRPIWSYFRRIEQLGANAADLIMVSSEWIGQLVVELGVEQKRIHLQPYGVNLKEYEVKAAMPSPLHLDHGRKVIMYAGRLEYIKGVHVLISALGIVKQQRRDWICVIVGNGSLMEELKGQAQELGIQDFVLFPGKIDNIPAALAEADIYVQPSLQDTQPFSVTEAQLAGIAPVVAGTSGMPEMVQHGVTGWIVPPENPEALAKQLEQLLEDDELRAKTGSEAKCWAGRSRSLDAMVEGTLKGYRLAAGMQGWPQPSAAAGILHLIKRKARPIPGAFHPADILSLTDPGNPLEQILRSRLPAEYWIPDASILSGK, from the coding sequence ATGAGGATATTGCTGGTTACCTACTGGGGACTCACCAATATGGGGGGAATCTGGACGTACATGAAACAACTCTCAGACAAACTGGGCGAGCAGGGGCATACGGTAACGCTCATGGGCAGCCATGTGGAGAGCAATACCTTATATCTGCTGAACGAGAACGCTTTTTTTGACAAAAAAGCTTTTTATACAGCGCTGCTGCCTTATCTGGATCCGCAGAAGTTTCCCCATTTGCATCAGGAGCATGGCATTTTCAGCTTTGAGCTGGGGCGCTATGTATTCGAAGGCGGGGCTGCGGCGCTGGGCCTGGAGAATTATGATGTGATCCATGCCCAGGATCTTATTTCCTCTTATGCGCTGCGGCGGATTATGAAGGTTCCGGTACCGCTGGTTTCCAGTGTTCATGGGGCTCTGGCCCGCGAGTCGTTTTATGAATACAAGGGGCTTGAGCCGGGGCTGACAAAGCTGGAATATGAGCGTCGGCCGATCTGGAGCTATTTCCGCCGGATCGAACAGCTTGGTGCGAACGCTGCGGACCTGATTATGGTCTCATCGGAATGGATCGGGCAGCTGGTGGTGGAGCTGGGAGTGGAGCAGAAGCGGATTCACCTTCAGCCCTATGGAGTCAATCTGAAGGAATATGAGGTAAAAGCGGCAATGCCCTCACCGCTCCATCTGGATCACGGGCGGAAGGTCATTATGTATGCCGGACGTCTTGAATATATCAAGGGAGTTCATGTATTGATCAGTGCACTTGGCATTGTGAAGCAGCAGCGCCGGGACTGGATCTGTGTGATCGTCGGGAACGGCAGCCTTATGGAGGAGCTGAAAGGGCAGGCGCAGGAGCTTGGCATCCAGGACTTTGTTTTATTCCCCGGCAAAATAGACAATATCCCCGCTGCCCTGGCAGAAGCGGATATTTATGTCCAGCCCAGCCTGCAGGATACGCAGCCCTTTTCGGTTACTGAAGCGCAGCTTGCCGGCATTGCCCCGGTTGTAGCCGGTACGTCAGGAATGCCGGAAATGGTACAGCACGGGGTAACGGGCTGGATTGTGCCTCCGGAGAATCCGGAGGCGCTGGCGAAACAGCTGGAACAGCTGCTGGAAGATGACGAGCTGCGGGCCAAGACAGGAAGTGAGGCGAAGTGCTGGGCTGGGCGCAGCCGTTCACTGGATGCGATGGTGGAAGGGACACTCAAGGGATACCGCTTGGCTGCAGGGATGCAGGGATGGCCGCAGCCAAGCGCTGCTGCCGGTATATTGCATTTGATCAAACGGAAAGCCCGGCCTATTCCCGGCGCTTTTCATCCTGCAGATATCCTCAGTCTCACCGACCCCGGTAATCCTCTGGAGCAGATTTTGCGCAGCAGACTTCCGGCAGAATATTGGATTCCCGACGCCAGCATCCTCTCCGGTAAGTGA